The following nucleotide sequence is from Calidithermus timidus DSM 17022.
TTCTCCGACGACCCGGCCATCGTGGGCGGCTTGGCCTACCTCGAGGGCACTCCGGTGGTGGTCTGCGGCCAGCAGAAAGGCCGTGACACCAAAGAAAACATCCAGCGCAACTTCGGCATGCCCCACCCCGAGGGCTACCGCAAGGCCATGCGCCTGATGGACCTCGCCGACCGCTTCCGCCAGCCCTTCATCGCCTTCATCGACACCCCCGGAGCCTACCCCGGCATCTCCGCCGAGGAGCGCGGTCAGGCCTGGGTCATCGCCCAGAGCATCCAGCGCATGGCCCGCCTGCGGGTTCCGGCCATCGCGGTGATCCTGGGCGAGGGCGGCTCGGGCGGGGCGCTGGCCATCGGCGTGGGCAACCGCGTGCTGATCCTGGAGAACGCCTGGTACTCCGTCATCTCGCCGGAGTCCTGCGCCGCCATCCTCTGGCGCGACGCCAAGGAGGCGGCCAAGGCCGCCGAGGCCCTCAAGCTCTCGGCCCCCGACCTGCTGCA
It contains:
- a CDS encoding acetyl-CoA carboxylase carboxyltransferase subunit alpha, whose translation is MPLEFEKPILELEARIAELEKYAQESGVGLEGELSVLRERLKKLQDDTYGSLTRWQRVQLARTPGRPTTLDVLGGVFQDFFELYGDRTFSDDPAIVGGLAYLEGTPVVVCGQQKGRDTKENIQRNFGMPHPEGYRKAMRLMDLADRFRQPFIAFIDTPGAYPGISAEERGQAWVIAQSIQRMARLRVPAIAVILGEGGSGGALAIGVGNRVLILENAWYSVISPESCAAILWRDAKEAAKAAEALKLSAPDLLQLGIVDRVIPEPGGGAHRNPAATLANLKTALLETLAELKDLGPEELFEDRYRRFRGLGVYA